The genomic interval GGAGCGAAGTGTTCCGGGAAGCCGCGCGCAACCTCCTCGGCGAGTTCGAGGACAAACGCCTCGAAGACCGCGAACTCCTCGGCGTCGTCACCGTCCTCTTCGACTACCAGAGCACGACCGTCGAGGAACGCATGATTCGACTCCGCCACGAGTACGAGGGCCTCGTCTCCTCGAACGTCCACAACCACGTCGGCGACCACTACTGCATGGAACTGTTCATCCTCGACGGCACGCTCGAAGACATCTCGGAGTTCGTCGGGCGCGTCCGCGCGACCCAGGACACGCTCACCGTCGACTACTCCGTTATTCCCGTCGACGGCTTCGCCGGACTCTGAGGCGCGTACAGTTTCTTCCGCGCGTCGAGCGGATACACGCGCTCGTCCACCAGGTCGGCGTCCGCGAGCAACCCGATAGCGTGCCTGGTGGTGCGCTTCGACAACCGACTGCGCTCCCTGATGTCCGCCTGCGTCAGCGGCGACTCCGTCTCCAGCACCTTGTACACGAGCTTCGCGCTCGGCGGCAGGGACTCAATACGTGATTCGGCAAAAACGACCACTGGACTGCTGTGCCATACTCGACCACTCGCACCCCGGGAGGGTATCGGTTTCCCTCGCGACAGACCTGGCCGGTACCTACCGGGGCGCGCCACAGCGCGGACACGTCGGCGGGCCGCCCGACGCCGGGAGTGCGAGCCCGCAGTGCTGGCACTCGCCGTCGGGCGCGGTCATCTCCGCCACCGCCGCCCGCGTGGTGCGCCGCACGCCCGCCAGCGTCCCCACGTCCGCGGGCGCGTCGCCGTCCTCGGCGGCGGGGAGCGCGAACCGCGCGCGCTCGGCGACGAACGCCTCGTCGTCCATCGCGTCCGCCAATCCGTCCACGGGGAGCGCCGCGTCCGTGTCGGCGCGTGCGAGCAGGCCGAGCGCCTCCGCGGCGCGGCCGCGAACGTGCACGCGGTCGTCGCTCAGTCGGTCTGCGAGCGCGTCCGCCGCGTCCGCGAGCCGCTCCGGGTGTTCCGTCGCGACCGCGACCAGCGCCGACGCGAGGTGGTAGCGAACGCGCTCGCTCCCGTCGTCGAGGTGGCCGGCGAGCGCCCCCGCGTGGTTGCGGAGTCGGTTCGGGTCGCCGAGCGCGACGCATTCGAGCGCCTGCGCCAGCCGCTCGCGCACCTCCGGCTCGTCGAATTCGAGGCCGACGCGGAGGTCGGCGAGCACGGCCGGCGACGCGACGTCCGGGTGGTCGAGCGCGACGTACCCGAGCGCCTCGGCGCACCGCGCGCGAACGAAGTAGAACTCGTCGTCGTCCCGCAACCGGTCTGCGAGCGCGTCCGCCACCGGGCGAACCGCGTCCGGGTCGGCGTCCGCGAGCGCCGCGAACAGCTTCGCCGCGCCCAGCCGGAACGACCGCTCGTCGTCCGTCAGGAACGGAACGACCGCGGCCGCGACCCCGGCGACCGCGCCCGGCCGGTCGTCCGCGAGGTCGCGGAGCGCGTTCAACGCCCGTCGTCGCACCGCCGCGTCGGCGTCCATCACCCGCGCGAGGCCGTCGCTCGCGGCGTCGTACTCGCCGTCCCGGAGAAGCGCTCGCAGTCGGTCGGTCGCTGGCGGGTCGTCCATCGGCCGGTGACTCGTTCGTTCGCGTCCGCCGCCTTCAACGCTCGGGTTCCCGCGTCACGTCTGACTCTGATAGAGGCGCACGACGATGGCGACCCCGACGAACAGGTCGGGCAGGAAGCCGAACACCCCGATGTCCGGCCGCGGACTGAACCCAACTCAGGAATTCTATATCCCGAAATACGATTTATCGGATGGCGCGCGAGCCGGCGGCTCACCGGTGGAGAACGAGAGAATTCGACGTTCTAGACCGCGGTGGAGTCGATTCCGTTGATGCGCACGAACCCGAATCCGCACTCGGGGCAGTACCACTTCGTCTTCAGTCCGAGGTGGAGGTGCGTCGCGGCGGCGCGGTAGAACTCGCGCTCCTCGTCGCACTCCGGACACTCGTGGTCGAGTTCACGGGCCATACTCGGCGTCTCGAACCGTGTCGTGTTGAATCGTTCGGTCCGTCCGACCATTCAATACTCGGGCGTCCGAGGACTCGCGTGATGGCCGACTCCCCGGACTCCCTGGACGCGTTCCGCCAGTTCGCGGCGCTCGAACGCGGCGTGCTCGTCGTCTCCGTGGCGATGTTCGCGTTCAGCCTCGCGTTCCAGATGACCAGCCGGTACGTCCCCGAGTACCTCACCGTGCTCGGCGCGAGCGCCGGCGTCGTCGGCCTCTACGGGAGCGTCGGCAACCTCGTGAGCGCCGTCTACCCCTACCCCGGCGGCCGGCTCTCCGACCGCATCGGGTCGCGGCGCGCGCTCACGCTGTTCGGCGCGCTCTCCACGCTCGGCTTCCTCGTCTGGTGGGCCGCCCCCCGCCTCGCCACTCCGACCGTCCCCGCGTGGCTCTGGATATTCCTGGGGTTGTTCCTCACGCAGGCGTGGAAGTCGCTCGGCCTGGGCGCGACGTTCGCTATCGTGAAGCAGAGCGTCGCGCCCGACCGCCTCGCCACGGGGTTCGCGAGCACGGAGACGTTCCGCCGCACCGGCTTCCTCCTCGGGCCGCTGCTCGCCGCCGCCGTGCTCGCCGTCGTCGCGGACTTCACCGCGGGGTTCCGGTGGGTGCTCCTCGTCGGCGTCGCGTTCGCCCTGCTCGCCACCCTCGGCCAGCACTGGCTGTACGACGCCAGCCGGGACTCCCTCGGGAAGTCCTTCTCGGGCGTGTCGAGCGTGCTCGACGACCTCCGCGGCCTCCCGCGCGAACTCCGCCCGCTCCTCGTCGCGGACACGCTCGTCCGCTTCGGGAACGGCATGGTGTACGTGTTCTTCGTGCTCGTCGTCACCGACCTCCGCGCCGTCTCCTTCAGGGCGTTCGGCGTCACCCTCGCCCCGGCGGCGTTCTTCGGCGTCCTGCTCGCCGTCGAGATGGCCGTCGCGCTCCTCAGCATGCTCCCCGTCGCCCGGCTCGCCGACCGTGTCGGCCTCAAACCTGTCGTCGCGCTCGGGTTCGCGGTGTACGCCGTCTTCCCCGTCCTCCTCGTGTTCGCGCCCGCCAGCCAGTGGGTGTTCGTCGCGCTGTTCGCGTTCTCCGGCCTCCGGTTCGCCGGCCTGCCCGCGCACAAGGCGCTCATCGTCGGCCCCGCCGCCCGCGACGAGGGCGGGAGCACCACCGGCGCGTACTACCTCGTGCGGAACGTCGTCGTGGTTCCGAGCGCGCTCCTCGGCGGCCTGCTCTACGACCACGACCCCGTTCTCGCGTTCACCGTCGCGTCCGTCGTCGGGTCGTTCGGCGTGCTCTACTTCCTCGCCCGCGGCGAACGCTTCCACCCAGAATAAACCACATTCGACTATACAGAAAAGCCGGGCGCGGGCGCAGACAGTAACGCCTTTAATTCTTTAGGCCACCCTAAACCGTATGGCTCCGAACCCGGACGACCAGACCGACACGACGCGCAGGAGATACCTCGCATCCGCCGGTGCGCTCGCCGGCAGCGCCCTGCTCGCCGGCTGTCAGAGCGGGAGCGACACGACGACCTCCAGCACGGACGCCACGACCGAGGCGACGACGGACGCCACCACGCAGGCGACCACCGACGAGAGCGGGCCGTACTCGGTGTCGATGGCTCCCGTCGGCGACGTCGAGTTCGAGGAACCGCCGTCGAACGTGATGGTGTACAGCCTCCTCTACGCGGACATGGCGGTCGCGTACGGCTACGGCGACGCCGTGAACTCCCTCGGATTCAGCACGAACGCCGCCGGCTCCCTCCACGCCTACTACGATCAGCTCGACGGCGTCTCCTTCGACCAGTCCGGCCTCACCCAGCTGAATCAGGGCGGCTCCGGCATCACCGTGGACAAGGAGGTGTTCTACGACCTCAACAGCGACCTCCACCTCATCGACCCCGCGCTCGTCGTCTCCTTCGACGGCTGGGACATCGGCGACGTGGAGGAGATTCGGGACAACGTCGCGCCCTGGTTCGGGAACGTCCTCAGCCGCCGGAACACCGAACCCCCGGAGGCGTACGCGGACTCCTACGAGTACTACACGCTCTGGGAGATAGCGGAGACGGTCTCCCAGGTGTTCCAGGCGCAGGAGCGCTACGACGCGCTCGCCGCGATTCACGACGACATGCTCGCGACGATTCAGTCCGGCCTCCCGCCGGAGTCCGAGCGCCCGACCGTCGCGTCCGTCATCTTCATCGACGGCACCTTCTACCCCTCCAAGTTCAACGCCGACGGGTTCGCGCACGCCCACACTCGGCCGATGCAGGCCCCGGGCGCGTTCACGGAGAGCGACGTGTCCTACCAGTCCGCGTACGACTACGAGACGATGCTCGAAGTCGACCCCGACGTCATCATCAACCGCTACAGCTACTCCTACTACGACATCGCGAGCGTCCGCCAGAGCCTCGAAGAGAACGAGGTCGGAAGTCGGCTCACCGCGGTGCAGAACGACCGCGTGTACGCGGGCGGCAACCCCCTCCAGGGGCCCGTGATGAACCTCTTCCAGCTGGAGATGACTGCCAAGCAACTGTACCCCGAGCAGTTCGGCGAGTGGCCGGGCTACGACGGCGGCCCCTACCCCGAGATTCCCGAAGACGAGCAGTTGTTCGACCGCGACGAGGTCGCGGCCATCATGACCGGCGAGTTCTAGTAGCCGACGCCGACGTTCTCGTGGACGAACGCCTCGTTTTCGAGTTCGTCCACGAACGCGACCGCGAAGTCCTCCATCGTGATGTAACTGTCTCCCTCGTCGTCCGCGACGAGTTCGTCCACGTTCGTTCTGTATTCGCCGGTGCGCTCGCCGGGTTCGATCATCGCCGCGGGCGCGACGTACGTCCACGCGATGTCGTCGGCGTCCCGGAGGCGCTCCAGGGCGTCGATAGCGGAGCGCGCGAGGCCCTCCCAGTCGTCCGGGAACTCCTCGGTGTCAACGAGCAGGGTGTCGGGCGCGACGCGCAGGCCGCCCGCGCCGCCCGTCCACACGAGGCGCTCCACGTCCGCGCGCCGCATCCCCGCGAGCACGGCGTCCATCATCTCGGGGAGCACGTCCGGCGTCTCGCTTCCGGCGGGGCCGAGCGCGGACGCGACGGCGTCGTGGCCGGCGGCGAGCCGCGCTACCTCGTCGGGGTCGGTGGCGTCACCGACGACGCTCGTGAAGTCCTCGTCCTCGATATCGTCTACGCCGCTCCGGGAGACGCCGGTGACCGCGTGGCCGCGGTCGAGGAGTTCGTTCGTGATTCGGTGGCCGATGCGTCCGCTCGCGCCGAGCAGTAGTACGCGCATACCCGAGGATTCGTCGCGCGGGTGAAAGGAGTTCGCGAGTGAGCGCGCGCTGCCGGCTTCAGGGCGCGAGCCGGTTCGGGTCGCGCGGGAACAGGATCGCTTCCTTGATGTTGTCGAGGTCGCAGACCTGCTGGACGAGCCGGTCGATTCCGAGGCCGTACCCGCCGTGGGGCGGCGTGCCGTAGCTCAGCGCGTCGAGGTAGAACTCGAAGTTCGACTCGTCCACGCCTTCCGCCTGCATCATCTCACGCATCGCATCGACGTCGTGCTGGCGCTGGCCGCCCGAGGAGAGCTCCTGGCCCTTGTAGATGAGGTCGAACTTCCGGGACGCGATGTCGTCGCCCTCGACGTTCTGCATGTAGTAGAACTTCTCGTCGGGGTAGCCGACGACGAAGAACGCGGGATGGCCCTGTTCTTCGAAGTACTCGCCGAGCAGTTTCTCGCCCTTCGTGTCGAGGTCGGTCGGGTCGTCCGGGAAGTGCCCGAACTCGTCTTCGAGGATGTCGAGCGCCTCGTCGAACGTGATGCGCGGGAAGTCCTCGTCGGGAACCGTGAGGTCGACGCCGAGTTCGTCGAGTTCGTGTTCGGCGTGCTCCGCGACCTGTTCCAGGGCGTACCGGAGGCTCTCCTCCTGCACGTCCATCACGTCGTCGTGGTCTTCGATGTACGCGAGTTCGACGTCGAACATCGCGATTTCGGAGACGTGGCGGCTCGTCGCGAAGTCCTCCGCGCGGAACGCCGTGCCCGTCTCGTATATCTTGTCGAAGCCCGACGCCATCAGAATCTGCTTGTAGAGCTGAGGGCTCTGAGAGAGGAAGGCTTCCTCCTCGTAGTAGACGACGGGGAACAGTTCCGCGCCGCCCTCCGCGCCGCCCTTCGAGATGAGGGGCGTGTCCACGTCCACGAATCCCTCGCGCTCGAACCAGTCCTCCATCGCGTCCATCAGCACGGACTTCAGGGTGAAGATGGCCTTCACTTCCGGCTGGCGGAGGTCGATGCCGCGGTTGTCGAGGCGGGTGGAGAGGTCGGCCTCGACGTCCTTCGAGATTTCGAGCGGGAGCGGCGCGTCCGCCTCGTCGATGAGTTCGAGCGATTCGGGGACGAGTTCGACGCCGCCCGGCGCTTGCCCGGACTCCGTGACTTCGCCCTCGATGCGAACCACGTCCTCCGCGCCGAGGTCTTCCGCGTCCTCGAACAGGGCGGGTTCGCGGTCTTCCTTGAACACGGCCTGCAGGAGGCCTTCGCGGTCGCGGACGATGACGAAGACGAGGCCGCCGAGGTCGCGGAGTTCGTGGACGTGCCCCGCGATGGCGACGGTCTCGCCGTCCATCTCCGGCGTCACGTCGCCGGTGTAGGTGCGGTCTATCATCTACAGTCGCGTAGTCTACTCGTCCACTTGACTACTGCTATCTCGCCCGGAAACTTCTATGTGGCCGGCCACCCCAGAACGAGGTATGAGTGACCTCGTGCTGTACTCGCTCGACGGCTGTCCGTACTGCGAGAGGGTGCACGACGCCCTCGACGAGCACGACATCGACTACGAGACGAAGTGGGTGGAGGGCCTGCACTCGAAGCGTAACGAGGTCAAGCGCGTGAGCGGCCAGCGCGCCGTGCCCGTCATCGTGGACGACGACCGGGGCGTGACGATGGCCGAGAGCAGTAACATCGTGGAGTACGTCGAGCGGACGCTCGCGCCGCGGGCGGAGGCCTAGGATGAAGATTTACACGAAGCGGGGGGACGAGGGGAAGACCGACCTCCGGGACATGTCGCGGGTGTCGAAGACGAGCCACCGAATCGAGGCGTACGGCACCGTGGACGAGGTGAACTCGCTGGTCGGGACGGTGCGGCCGACGGGCTACGAGGACGTGGACGACTGGCTGGAGACGATTCAGAACCACCTGCACGTGGTGCAGGCCGACCTCGCGAACCCCGAACCCGAGGAGGACGACCCCGTCGTCGAGGACGACCACACCGCGCAGGTGGAGGCGTTCATCGACACCGCGGAGGAGGAACTGGAGCCCTTACAGCGCTTCATCCTCCCCGGGGGGAGCGAGCCGGGGGCGAAACTCCATCACGCGCGGTCGGTGTGTCGGCGCGCGGAGCGCCGCGTCGTCGCGCTCGCGGGCGAGGAGGAGATAAACGAGGAGGCGGTCGCGTACCTGAACCGGCTCTCGGACGCCCTGTTCGAGTTCGCGAGGCTCGTGAACGCCCGCGAGGGCGTGCCCGAGGAGTCGCCTACGTACTGAGGCCCACGGTCTCTCGGTTCTTCACGTCGGCGTAGCCGTCGGCGGTGAGTTTGAGCGCGGGCACGCCGACGAACGTGAGCGTCTGGAGCGCGAGGAACGGCCGGTCGGCGGTGACGCCGAGGTTCCGGAGGGCTTCCTCGACCGCGCCGATGTGTTGTTCGGTCTCCGTCACGTCCCGCGTGGTGCAGAAGCCGTAGAGCGGCGCGGGGAGTTCCGTGACGACTTCGCCCTCCTCGACGACGACCCAGCCGCCGCCGAGTTCCGCGAGCCGGTCGGCCGCGGTTCGCATATCGGCGTCGTTCGCGCCGACGGCGAGCACGCCCGCGGTCTCCCACGTGATGGTGGTCGCGACCGCGCCCGCGTCCATTCCGACGCCGGTGAGGAAGCCGACGAACCCGCCTCGATTCGCGGGACTCCGGTCGTAGAGCGCGGCTTTCAACACGTCGTTGTCGGGGTCTGCGTGGAGTTCGTCGTCGCGCACGCTCGGGGAGACGGTGGTTTCTGCGGTGAGGAGGCCGCCCTCGTGTTCGATGGCGCGAACGGCCGCCGGGTCGTCGGGGGCCGGGACGGCGAGGAAGTCGTCGGGCAGGCGTGGCGTGGTGTCGTACGCGTGCTCGGGGTAGTCGTGGGGCCGCGGGCCGACCTGGAGGTCGTGGGTGTCCACGACGACCTCGCCGCCGGCGACGACAGTCGAAACGTCCACGTCGTCGAGGGAGTCGAGGACGAGAATGTCGGCGTCCGCGCCGGGCGCGAGCGTCCCCTTCCCGTCGAGTCCGAAGTGTTTCGCGGGCGTGAGGGTCGCCATTCGGAGGGCGTCCACGGGTTCGACGCCTTCCTCGATGGCGCGCTCGACGGCGGCGTCCATCGCGCCGTCCACGAGGTCGCGCGGCCACGTCCCATCGGTGGACAGCGAGAAGTCCGCGTCCCCGACTTCGGCGTAGGCGTCGCCGAGCGCGGCGGCGTCGTCGCGGATGGTGCCGACGCGCGCGATGCTGTGGATGCCGTTCTCGACGCGGGCGACGTGGTCGCGGCCGCTGATGGACTCGTGGTCGTCGTCCACGAGCGTGGCGAGTTCCGCGAGCGCGTCGCCGCGGCAGCCGGCGGCGTGGGAGCCGACGGTCTTCCCGCGGTCGTGCGCGGCGTCGTAGAGGTCGTGGACGGGGCTTTCGTGGTTGACGGCGTGAATCCACGCGGCTTCCCCGACGCCGACGACGCGGTCGCGGTCGAGCGCGGCGGCGAGGTCGTCCGGACTGCAGAGCGGACTGGTGAACGTGTCGAGACACGGCCCGGGCGGGACGGTCGCGTAGACGGAGACGGGGAGGTCGCGGGTGGCGTCGAGCATCGCGTCCACGGCGTCCGCGCCCGCGAGTTCGCCCCAGGACGCGAGTTCGGTGACGAGCGTGGTGGTGCCGCCGCGGAGCGCGTACTGGTAGGCGTAGTCGAACGCCTGGTGGAGGTCGAGGTGGGTGTGGGCGTCCACGAACCCGGGGACGACGGCTTTCTCGCTCGCTTCGACGACGGTGGTGCCGGGGCCGGTGACGCGGTCGGGGTCGTCGGTGAGCGCGGCGACGGTGTCGTTCACGACGGCGACGGCGACGGCGTCGAACTGGCGGGTTTCGGGGCGGTAGACGCGGCCGCCGCGGACGACGAGGTCGGCGTGCTGGTCGCCGCGTGCGACGCGCTGGACGGCGCTCGCGGAGCCCTCCGTGTCGGACATGAGAAGTGGGTGTCCCGGCGGCGTGAAAGCGGTTGTGATAGCCGCCGGGGTGGGACAGACAACGCCGGAGTGATGCCAACCGACGCTAGTTTTAGGCACGCCTAACAACGACTAAAGCGTTCCGATTTAGGCTGGCCTAAAATACGCCACAAGGGTTTTCTCCGAGAGAAGCCTCCCTACAACTATGAACGAACGCTTCCAGGACGCCCGCCACCACGTCGAACGCGCCGTCACGAACGCCCGCGAAGGCCTCGAAGACGAGTTCGAGGACATCGAGAACCGCGTCCGCGAACTCGTCGGCAAGGAGACAGAACCCGAACCCAGTCGCGTCGAAAACCTCAAGCGAGACCTCAAGGGTCTCGAACAACGAGCCGAAGGCGACGCACGCGCCGCCCTCAAGAAAGCCCGCGACCGCCTCGACAACACTCGCTCCGAATAAGCAGTCTTAAGTTTTCCACCCGACTACGAGTGAGTGCGGGTCGGTGGTCTAGTTCGGTTATGACGGCTCCTTCACACGGAGCAGGCCGGCGGTTCAAATCCGCCCCGACCCACTTCTGCCGCGAACGAACCGTGAGCGACGAATTCGTGCGGGGCGGACGCTTCGAACTCAGCGAGTCGTAGCGCGAACAGCGTGAGCGACCGTCTCGCGCTGGTTCCGGAATCCGCCTCGCCCCACTTCTGGCGAGGTGGATGCGGCGTTCTGATTGTCGAGTGCAGGTGTTTGAGTGCGTGCGTTCGCGTCTATTAGTCTGTGGCGTCCGGCGGTGTGTTCATTCGCTCCAGTAGGCTGCGAGCGCGAGTGCGAGTGCGACGCCGGTGGCGAACGCGATGGCGAGCGTTGTGGCGTTGATGGCGTCCCGGTACTGCCAGCAGAGGACGCCCGCGGCGGCGAAGTTGGCGCTTCCCCAGAGGACGTTCACGACGGGGCTGGAGTCCGGGCCGGCGGGCGTCATGTGTCTCGTTCCGGTGACGCCTTGTACGAAGTGTGGGATGCTGTTCGTTCCGAGGAGTCCGACACCTGCGAACGCTGCGAGCGCGGCGAGCGTCGTCATGGTGTCTCATCGGGAGTCTGCGGTATAGGTGTTTGTTCGATTGGGTGTCTCGCGGACGCGATGGTTTCCGACAATTTTTGTCGGTGGAGCGCGGTTGGTGTGGTATGCCTAGTCGTGGTTCTGCTGGTGGGTCGCGTGCGCGGTTGCCCGAGGTGGTGCCGTTCGAGGTGTCTCGGGTGTCGCGCGAGAACTGGGAGAACGGGTCGCGCGTCGCCGACGCGGACGCGTCGTCGCTCCGCGGACGGTGGGGCACCGTGGGGGCGTCGTGGGAGGTGTCGGTGTTCGTGGCGACCCGGGAGACGGTGTTGTTGCGGGTGCGGACGCCGGTGGGACGGGAGCGGTTCTACGAGACGACGCAGCGGGACGTGCAGGGCGTGGTGACGGCGCTCGACGCGTCGTCGCGCTGGCGGCGGTTGGATTAGGTTTCGTCGGTGAGGCCGCGGCGGATGGCGCGGACGAGGTCTTCGATTTCGTCGGGTTCGGCGTCGAGGCTGAGGTCGAGGCTGAGCGCGAGCGCGTCGCTTCCGGGGCGGGTGCCTGGGTCGGTGTTCACGTCGAGCGCGTCGCTCGCGAGGAGCGAGGTCACCAGGCTGTCGAGCGATTCGTCCGTGTCGGCGTCGGGGAGGCGGTAGGTGTCGTCGTCGCGTTCGAGAACGCCAGTCCAGACGTAGAGGTCGAGGAGGGTGTGGAGGCCGGTGTCGGCGCGGCCCTCGGGTTCGTGGTCGGTGAGTGCGGCGAGGAGGGCGTGCAGGCGCTCCTCGCCGAGCGAGTTGTCGCGGAGGAGGCCGCGCACGTCCGCGGTGGGCGGCCAGTCGTCGAGGAGGCGGCGGGCGTGCTCGCGCGCGGCGTCGGTGTCGCCGTCCCGGAGCGCGGTCGCGAGGCGCTCGCCGGCGTCGGTGAGTTCGTGTTGCTGGCCGTCGGGGTCGAGGACGCCGAGTTCTTCGAGGAACGGCGTCTGTCGGCCGACGGCGTCGCTCACGTCGAGTTCGTCCGCCACGTCCTTCGTGTACACCGGGTCGTCGGCCGCGCCGGCCTCGGCCCAGCCGGCGATAACGTCCAGGAGCGTGTCGCGGTCGACGCCCTTCGGAATCGCGTGCTCACCCATGGCAGGGGGTTCCGGCGCGCGCGACAAAAAGCGGGCGGCCGCCCGCGCCCTAGACGGGGGTGTGGGTGGCGCGGTAGCCGCGTTCGTCCGCGTCGAGCGCGTCGATGTCGCTGACGGCGTAGAGCTGGATGTCGCGTTCGCGCTTGGTGCGGACGGGGAAGTCGTAGTTCGCGGCGGCGTACGCGAGGTCGTCGTCGGTTCGCTCGACGTACGCGCGGTGGGCGTCGAGGCGTTCCCGGGCGACGGTGCGGGACTGCGCGGGAACCTCGGTGACGGCGTCCGCGTATCGCTCGACGAGACTGGTGTCGAGTTCGTAGCCGACGGAGTTCCGGGCGGCGCACATCGCCGCGGTCGTGGTGGTGCCGGTTCCCCAGAACGGGTCGAGCACGAGGTCGTTCCGGGTCGAGTACATGTTCACGAGGCGGTAGGGGAGTTCGAGCGGGAACGCGGCGGAGCGCTCGCGCGCGGCGTCCTCGATGGGCTGGAGTTCGCCCGTCACGTCCGTCCAGAGGTCGCTGAACCACTCGTTGCGTTCCTCCCAGAAGTACGCGGACGCGTACCGGTCGTCGTCCATCGGCTCGAACTCGCGTTTCTCGCCCTTCCGGAAGACGAGGACGTACTCGTGTTCGAGCGTGACGTACGCGTTCGGCGGGAGCATCCCACTTCCCATGAACTTCGCGGCGCTGTTCGTCGGTTTCCGCCAGACGATTTCGGGGAGCGGGCTGAGGCCGCGGGCCGCGAGCGCGCTCGTGACCCGGGAGTGGTTCGGGTAGACGCGGAACTCGCCGAGGGTGCGCGTGGCGTCCCCGACGTTCACGCACGCGATACCGCCGTCGGTGAGGACGCGCGCGACCTCGTCCCAGACGCCGTCCAGTTGGGCGTGCATCGACTCGAACGCGCGCTGGCCGTCGCCGGCGTCGAGCGCGTCACCCACCGCGGGGTCGCGCTCCCGGAAGAGTTCGTCCCACATCTCTATCATCGGGTACGGCGGCGACGTGACGACGAGATCCACCGAGCCGTCGGGGAGACGGGCCATGTCGCGGGCGTCCGCGGCGAGCGTGCGGTGGGTGGTCTGCATTCGTTCGTAGTCGTCGCGCCCGCCCTATGGTGTTTTCCTCTCCGCCAGCCCCGCGACCTGGAGGAGGCGGAGGACGCCGAGGTAGAGCGTGCAGGCGGCGATGACGAGGATGCCGAGGAGCGAGACGAGCGCGGACAGCGGGACGAACCGCGCCTCGAACCGATAGTACCCGAGGTTTCCCGCGGCGACCGCGACGATGGCCGCGACCGCGGCGACGGTGATGAGGGAGAGCCCGGAGAGCACGATGGCGGCGATCCACGGGTGGACGAACCGGTCGAGGAACGCGCGAACCGAGCCGAGCACGGACATGGTAGCGGGTACGCGGGCCGGGGAGAAGTGTGATGTGGTTTCGCTGGCGGGACAACGCGCCTAAGTGTCGGCGCGACGCAGTCTCGGTATGGACTCGCGGCTCTCCCGGGAGAACGCGCTCCTCCACCGCGTGTGCGACCGCCTCGTAGAGGCGTCCGACCGAACCGGCCTCGAAGACGGCGTCTGCGAGGCGGTCGCGGGCGTCGAGGGCGTGTCGTACGCGTGGCTCGGGACGCGGCGGATGACCGAGGCCGTCGAACCGCGGGCGGCCGCGCCGCCCGACGACGACTTCGAGCGCGCGCTGGAACCGACCGCCGGCGGGGACGACGGCCCGGTCGGGCGCGCGCTCGCCGACCGCGAACCCGTGGTCTCCGACGCGACCGCCCTCCCCGACGCCGAACGCCGTGACGCCGCGACCGCTCGCGGAACCGAACGCGTCGCGGCCGTCCCGCTCCTGTGGAGCGACGCGCTCTACGGCGTCCTCGTCGCGCACGCACCCCGGAAGGGCGCGTTCACGGGCGAGTTCGTGGGCGTGCTGGCCGAGGTCGGGACGCTCGTCGGCGCGGCGCTCGCCGCGTCGGAACGCCGCCGCCGCCTCCACGCGGGCCGCCTCGTCGAACTCGACCTCCGCGTCACCGACCGCGGGCGCTTCCCCTACGACGCGACCCGCGACCTCGACTGTCGCGCGACGATGCTCGGGTACACGGACGACGACGGCGCGTTCACGGTGACGTTCGGCGTCACCGGGCCGGACGCGACCGCGGGGCGCGTCCGCGCCGCCACGGACGACGCGACCGTGACCGTCTCGGAACCCGCGTCCGGCGGCGTGGTCGCGGAGACCACGCGCTCCGCGGACTCCGTGCTCGGCGCGCTCGCGGACGTGGGCGCGACACTCTCCGACGGCGCGGTGGAGAACGGCACCGCCCGAATCACGGTTCGCCTCGCGCCCGGCGCGACCATCCCCGCGGTCATCGACCGCGTGGACGCCATCGCCGCCACCGTCTCCGTCGCGTCGAAACGCG from Salarchaeum japonicum carries:
- a CDS encoding adenine deaminase C-terminal domain-containing protein: MSDTEGSASAVQRVARGDQHADLVVRGGRVYRPETRQFDAVAVAVVNDTVAALTDDPDRVTGPGTTVVEASEKAVVPGFVDAHTHLDLHQAFDYAYQYALRGGTTTLVTELASWGELAGADAVDAMLDATRDLPVSVYATVPPGPCLDTFTSPLCSPDDLAAALDRDRVVGVGEAAWIHAVNHESPVHDLYDAAHDRGKTVGSHAAGCRGDALAELATLVDDDHESISGRDHVARVENGIHSIARVGTIRDDAAALGDAYAEVGDADFSLSTDGTWPRDLVDGAMDAAVERAIEEGVEPVDALRMATLTPAKHFGLDGKGTLAPGADADILVLDSLDDVDVSTVVAGGEVVVDTHDLQVGPRPHDYPEHAYDTTPRLPDDFLAVPAPDDPAAVRAIEHEGGLLTAETTVSPSVRDDELHADPDNDVLKAALYDRSPANRGGFVGFLTGVGMDAGAVATTITWETAGVLAVGANDADMRTAADRLAELGGGWVVVEEGEVVTELPAPLYGFCTTRDVTETEQHIGAVEEALRNLGVTADRPFLALQTLTFVGVPALKLTADGYADVKNRETVGLST
- a CDS encoding cob(I)yrinic acid a,c-diamide adenosyltransferase; the encoded protein is MKIYTKRGDEGKTDLRDMSRVSKTSHRIEAYGTVDEVNSLVGTVRPTGYEDVDDWLETIQNHLHVVQADLANPEPEEDDPVVEDDHTAQVEAFIDTAEEELEPLQRFILPGGSEPGAKLHHARSVCRRAERRVVALAGEEEINEEAVAYLNRLSDALFEFARLVNAREGVPEESPTY
- a CDS encoding DUF7553 family protein, whose product is MNERFQDARHHVERAVTNAREGLEDEFEDIENRVRELVGKETEPEPSRVENLKRDLKGLEQRAEGDARAALKKARDRLDNTRSE
- the aspS gene encoding aspartate--tRNA(Asn) ligase is translated as MIDRTYTGDVTPEMDGETVAIAGHVHELRDLGGLVFVIVRDREGLLQAVFKEDREPALFEDAEDLGAEDVVRIEGEVTESGQAPGGVELVPESLELIDEADAPLPLEISKDVEADLSTRLDNRGIDLRQPEVKAIFTLKSVLMDAMEDWFEREGFVDVDTPLISKGGAEGGAELFPVVYYEEEAFLSQSPQLYKQILMASGFDKIYETGTAFRAEDFATSRHVSEIAMFDVELAYIEDHDDVMDVQEESLRYALEQVAEHAEHELDELGVDLTVPDEDFPRITFDEALDILEDEFGHFPDDPTDLDTKGEKLLGEYFEEQGHPAFFVVGYPDEKFYYMQNVEGDDIASRKFDLIYKGQELSSGGQRQHDVDAMREMMQAEGVDESNFEFYLDALSYGTPPHGGYGLGIDRLVQQVCDLDNIKEAILFPRDPNRLAP
- a CDS encoding glutaredoxin family protein, which encodes MSDLVLYSLDGCPYCERVHDALDEHDIDYETKWVEGLHSKRNEVKRVSGQRAVPVIVDDDRGVTMAESSNIVEYVERTLAPRAEA
- a CDS encoding DNA-methyltransferase yields the protein MQTTHRTLAADARDMARLPDGSVDLVVTSPPYPMIEMWDELFRERDPAVGDALDAGDGQRAFESMHAQLDGVWDEVARVLTDGGIACVNVGDATRTLGEFRVYPNHSRVTSALAARGLSPLPEIVWRKPTNSAAKFMGSGMLPPNAYVTLEHEYVLVFRKGEKREFEPMDDDRYASAYFWEERNEWFSDLWTDVTGELQPIEDAARERSAAFPLELPYRLVNMYSTRNDLVLDPFWGTGTTTTAAMCAARNSVGYELDTSLVERYADAVTEVPAQSRTVARERLDAHRAYVERTDDDLAYAAANYDFPVRTKRERDIQLYAVSDIDALDADERGYRATHTPV